In Daucus carota subsp. sativus chromosome 4, DH1 v3.0, whole genome shotgun sequence, one DNA window encodes the following:
- the LOC108219570 gene encoding UV-B-induced protein At3g17800, chloroplastic isoform X1, translated as MQTSSLLASSFAAASASFSRPHFVPFTINSRFKQDSPQSKSRSLRLGLCVESKRRYSAIKASSSSDSLRPTTSIAPLQLESPTGQFLSQILTSHPHLVPAAVEQQLEQLQIDRDAEKQKEATCTTGTDLVLYRRIAELKHNERKKALEEILYALIVQKFMDADVSLVPAISAQSSDPSGRVDTWPCQDEKLEKIHSHEANEMIQNHLTFILGNRSSDPSSVAQVSKLKVGQVYAASVMYGYFLKRIDQRFQLEKTMKILPGGSAEERNIEQVIGDETRPNVKNIGDSSRNLQPHPEVSAWSGGLGLGGIGEGIRSSRLKTYVMSFDAETLQRYATIRSKEAIDIVEKHTEALFGKPEIVISPEGRVDSSKDENIKISLGGLKRLVLEAVTFGAFLWDVESHVDSRYHFVAN; from the exons ATGCAAACATCCTCTCTTCTTGCTTCTTCATTCGCTGCTGCTTCCGCCTCATTTTCCAGACCCCATTTTGTTCCATTCACCATCAATTCTCGCTTCAAG CAGGATTCACCACAATCCAAATCAAGGTCACTCCGCTTGGGATTGTGTGTAGAGAGCAAGAGGAGATATTCTGCTATTAAAGCATCATCATCCTCTGATTCACTGAGGCCAACCACTTCAATTGCTCCACTACAACTTGAATCTCCAACTGGACAGTTTCTATCTCAGATCTTGACTAGCCACCCGCATTTGGTTCCTGCTGCGGTTGAGCAGCAGCTTGAACAGCTTCAGATTGACCGTGACGCTGAAAAACAGAAGGAAGCTACATGCACGACGGGCACTGATCTAGTATTATACAG GAGAATTGCTGAGCTAAAGCATAACGAGAGAAAAAAAGCTCTGGAAGAGATCTTGTATGCTCTGATAGTGCAGAAGTTTATGGATGCTGATGTTTCTTTAGTTCCTGCCATATCTGCGCAATCATCAGACCCGTCTGGTCGTGTTGATACATGGCCCTGTCAAGATGAAAAACTTGAGAAAATTCACTCTCATGAAGCGAATGAGATGATCCAGAACCACTTGACCTTTATTTTAGGGAATCGGTCGAGTGATCCTTCCTCGGTTGCTCAGGTAAGCAAACTAAAGGTAGGCCAGGTTTATGCAGCTTCGGTGATGTATGGATATTTTCTCAAGAGAATTGACCAAAGGTTTCAGCTTGAGAAGACGATGAAAATCCTTCCAGGGGGGAGTGCGGAAGAGAGAAACATTGAACAGGTCATTGGGGATGAGACCAGACCCAATGTCAAGAACATTGGTGATTCTTCTAGAAATTTACAACCACATCCTGAGGTGTCAGCATGGTCAGGTGGCTTGGGTCTTGGGGGTATAGGTGAAGGAATAAGATCTTCCCGCTTAAAAACATATGTGATGTCATTTGATGCCGAGACACTTCAAAGATATGCAACCATAAGGTCAAAAGAGGCCATCGACATTGTTGAGAAGCATACAGAAGCTTTATTTGGTAAACCGGAGATTGTTATCTCTCCTGAAGGAAGAGTTGATTCCTCTAAAGATGAAAACATTAAAATCAGCTTAGGTGGTCTGAAAAGACTTGTTTTGGAGGCAGTGACTTTTGGTGCTTTTCTTTGGGATGTTGAGAGCCATGTTGATTCAAGGTACCATTTTGTGGCAAATTAA
- the LOC108219570 gene encoding UV-B-induced protein At3g17800, chloroplastic isoform X2, which translates to MQTSSLLASSFAAASASFSRPHFVPFTINSRFKDSPQSKSRSLRLGLCVESKRRYSAIKASSSSDSLRPTTSIAPLQLESPTGQFLSQILTSHPHLVPAAVEQQLEQLQIDRDAEKQKEATCTTGTDLVLYRRIAELKHNERKKALEEILYALIVQKFMDADVSLVPAISAQSSDPSGRVDTWPCQDEKLEKIHSHEANEMIQNHLTFILGNRSSDPSSVAQVSKLKVGQVYAASVMYGYFLKRIDQRFQLEKTMKILPGGSAEERNIEQVIGDETRPNVKNIGDSSRNLQPHPEVSAWSGGLGLGGIGEGIRSSRLKTYVMSFDAETLQRYATIRSKEAIDIVEKHTEALFGKPEIVISPEGRVDSSKDENIKISLGGLKRLVLEAVTFGAFLWDVESHVDSRYHFVAN; encoded by the exons ATGCAAACATCCTCTCTTCTTGCTTCTTCATTCGCTGCTGCTTCCGCCTCATTTTCCAGACCCCATTTTGTTCCATTCACCATCAATTCTCGCTTCAAG GATTCACCACAATCCAAATCAAGGTCACTCCGCTTGGGATTGTGTGTAGAGAGCAAGAGGAGATATTCTGCTATTAAAGCATCATCATCCTCTGATTCACTGAGGCCAACCACTTCAATTGCTCCACTACAACTTGAATCTCCAACTGGACAGTTTCTATCTCAGATCTTGACTAGCCACCCGCATTTGGTTCCTGCTGCGGTTGAGCAGCAGCTTGAACAGCTTCAGATTGACCGTGACGCTGAAAAACAGAAGGAAGCTACATGCACGACGGGCACTGATCTAGTATTATACAG GAGAATTGCTGAGCTAAAGCATAACGAGAGAAAAAAAGCTCTGGAAGAGATCTTGTATGCTCTGATAGTGCAGAAGTTTATGGATGCTGATGTTTCTTTAGTTCCTGCCATATCTGCGCAATCATCAGACCCGTCTGGTCGTGTTGATACATGGCCCTGTCAAGATGAAAAACTTGAGAAAATTCACTCTCATGAAGCGAATGAGATGATCCAGAACCACTTGACCTTTATTTTAGGGAATCGGTCGAGTGATCCTTCCTCGGTTGCTCAGGTAAGCAAACTAAAGGTAGGCCAGGTTTATGCAGCTTCGGTGATGTATGGATATTTTCTCAAGAGAATTGACCAAAGGTTTCAGCTTGAGAAGACGATGAAAATCCTTCCAGGGGGGAGTGCGGAAGAGAGAAACATTGAACAGGTCATTGGGGATGAGACCAGACCCAATGTCAAGAACATTGGTGATTCTTCTAGAAATTTACAACCACATCCTGAGGTGTCAGCATGGTCAGGTGGCTTGGGTCTTGGGGGTATAGGTGAAGGAATAAGATCTTCCCGCTTAAAAACATATGTGATGTCATTTGATGCCGAGACACTTCAAAGATATGCAACCATAAGGTCAAAAGAGGCCATCGACATTGTTGAGAAGCATACAGAAGCTTTATTTGGTAAACCGGAGATTGTTATCTCTCCTGAAGGAAGAGTTGATTCCTCTAAAGATGAAAACATTAAAATCAGCTTAGGTGGTCTGAAAAGACTTGTTTTGGAGGCAGTGACTTTTGGTGCTTTTCTTTGGGATGTTGAGAGCCATGTTGATTCAAGGTACCATTTTGTGGCAAATTAA